TAGTAAAGCTACTCCTGTTTCCAAGTACTTACAAACTAAATGCTTGGACTATCTAGCTGCATGGAACCAAATTGTTTCATttggaaatgaaataaaaaatatgagtaatgaatttgacaaaatttattaacaagctaaaaatttcactgaaataatggaaataaaaacggaaaaatttgcaaatattttcattgaaacaTCGTTACCTgacaaagaaaatataaaaaaaagaaaatgtttgatGAGCTATCAAACGATGAAATAGCTGGAAAtgattctttaaaattatttagagtaCAGGTGTTTTGTGTTATATTCGACTTATTATCCATGACgattgaaaacagatttttgaaaaataaaaacattatgcaAGCGTTAACATTTTTGGATCCTAATAgatttatagatataaaaaataagattttgacATTTGATGGATATAATGAAAAAGTTTTCAACAATTTTTGTGAAATTATTGGACTACAAACAGATTTAATACATGAaggattaattaatttttcagctTCTTATGATATGGTATCAAAATCACTTGAAGGTGAAATCAAATTTGACGATTCAGAAGAATCTGAAGTGACTGATGGAGatgacaatttatataaaaatcaaacaatgACCGATATTCCTAAATATTCaccgaaaccaaaaaaatataaaaattcaacttGTAGCAAATGTATGCCATGCGtcatgaaattattatacaagtataactTCCATACAGCTGCATTTACTAATCTGTACTTggcatataaatttatattaactcTTTCATGCACACAATTACATTGTGAaagatcattttcaaaattaaaaataatcaaaacaagATTACGATCATCAATAAGTCAAGAACTATTAGAACctctattacttattagcattGAAAGTGATAAAGTTCCTGATTTAGAAGAAATAATAAGTTGTTATGCACATTCATcgacagaattaaaaaaattgcttgtatattattcatccatattcataatttgtttattattatttattatttattattaattaattttcgagtgttaaaattgtataaatgtattttaattatttaccttgTTAGTATAGCCAAGTAGGCAatctttataataaatgtattaaaaaaatatgttatgtctTTCTAATTGTACCTAAATGGAGGGccctttttttatttagccGACCAAGTAATGTGTATCCAGGCCGCCACTGCTGACGAACGAAGTGAAGCTCaatctttacaaaaaaaaaatggaatctTTTCAATTTGTGTTGATGTTGAGTGTTTGGGAAAACATATTACGACCACTTCATGGTGTTTCAAAATGTTACAACAACAAGATAAGAATCTACAAAATGCACGAGACAGATTAAaagatgtttattatttaataaatgaattGAGAAATAATTATGAAGATTTAGTAAATAATGCCAAGTCATTGTGTTTGAGATGGAGCTTACCTGTTACATATACTGAACCTCGTCAgatatatgcaaaaaaaacatttttatgaagttGATGGAGATAGGCGGTTAACTATATCAAcagaaaactttaaaattaaagtattttatcCTATTATAGATACTGTTTGAATACAACTTGTAACGTCACGGAATTTTTAGCctccttaataaattataatatccccGAGCATTCTAACGTTGTTGACAAGTCAACGCACCTTTATTCTTCCCACCATGGGTAATAAAACTAGATATCGCGCGATAGTGCACTAATGACCGCAGTGTTATGTAATAGTTGTTTCCCGATCCCCCCTTTACCATGCAGTGTCCGTCGTCAAAGTGTCGCGGTTGCCCGCCGCCCGTTGCCGCAGGCGCTTTCGTGGCGTCCGCCGGCACGGCCCGCAGGCAATACTGTCTCTATATCCCAATTACTGTATGAATTCCCGCAAACTTACGACACTGACCTGCCACTCTCCATCAAGACCCAATTCCAAGTTCAGCAACGGCCTGACTGCTTGGCCACCGACCATTTAATACTTTTTCCAACGGCCAACACGTCGGACGTGCCTTTTCTTGATAGCAAATTTGTAAAAATCGCTCCGGTCTCACGGCTACCACAGACCACGTGATCGCGCGACGATCGTTCAGCTTCACGTCACTCACGACATGGACGgcagtttttcaatttttttgttttctcaacGAGGTCCATAACAGCCATGATGGGCTAAGCCGACCTTTATGGGCCCGATGGGGCGAAGTCAACCCACATCAGCACCGTCGATGTCGTAATTATATCTTTCccttgtcccccccccccccccgaaaagCACGATATTAGGCGTCGCAAGACGCGGGCCCCGCTGTAATTTTTCCCCGGTTTAAACGAACCACCTGTACACTTTTCCCGGTAACCCCGTGAGGGCACACCGTGATTGATACGGTGTGTAGCCTCCTGTGGGCCGGGAAAAGTGTCCCCATgtcttgtttttatattatattaatgtaaaattgtaaatgccATGTGCCAACTTTattcatatcatatttattaaaattgtatatgccATGTGCCaactttatttatatcatatttatttaaattgtatttgccatgtgccaccttattttatattatatttatttaaattgtatttgccGTGCGCCaccttataaattaattactattttacttGTGTACAATACACTCACCTGATTACCCGTAAAAAGAAAcattcgtattatttattttatcttatttcccCCCATAAATCTTGGGCTTTCATTAGCCCATGCGTGTAACAAAGCCTGTGAGCTCCACCGACTTGACCCTCGGGTctcacgcggtgcggctcacaGGTCACGACTAAAGTGTTCCCCTTTGGTCGTGGGTAGTTTTTGGTAGGGTAAAATCTACCAAACtcttacaaacttaatattcgTTTTAAAGCAATGGACAATGTATGTACTACATTTGATTTTCTTAATCCAAATAATCTCTTATGTTTAAGAGAAGATAATATTGTAAAGGAGTCATATGATTTTATTCAAACGTATAAAGATGACATTAGTTCTGATTTTACTGGTCAGattttatcattaaaagaattaataaaaaataaaaatttaaaaactataaatgacatggccaaatttatttttaccaatgaTATAGCAACAAGTTACTCTGAAATCTTAGTAgcttgtacaatatttttaacactgcCAGACGCCAGTTACAGTAGAAACGGCTGAAAGGTCattctcaaaattaaaaattatgaaaattatttaagaaattctTGTAGCCAAAATCGACTTTCAAACATTGCTATACTCAATATAGAACAAAAGCGGACTTCAGAATTAAAAACAGACAAATTAATTAAAGATTTCTCTAATTTGAAAGCAAGAAAGatgaaatttgtttaaaatattaacatcatattatttttatgaaatgtataactttattctattataatgaACTTATTCTTTCAtgcgtttttatttataataaattaatatgatggATATTAAAAAGTGTTGTTctttactaaaatgtatgttttacatgtatgaaatactttttaataatgattacgtttgtttgttgatttttatcTGATTGACTCCAATAAATTTGTTCACTAATTTAAACCCTGGTGCAGTGATGCTTGATAGTGGCATGGCCCCTAAATAATCTTTTGTCCTAGGGCTCAAAAATTCTAGTTGTGGCACTGCGTAGGATCATTTTGCCGTCGACGTTCGTGGGCAGCGAACGATACAACAAGATGTGTTATTAGGACGCTATCACCATGGTCCGTAGCAAAGGAAAACCCGACATGTTCATAACATTTACGTGCAATCCCAGATGGCCGGAGATAACAGAAAACCTGGCGGTTCACAGCATTGCAAATGACAGGCTCGACCTGGTGGCCAGGGTGTTCAACAGGGAACTGCAGGAGCTACTAGGTGACCTAACTGTTAATCGTGTGTTAGGTAATGTTGCCGCTTACGTATACACCATCGAGTTTCAGAAACGCGGTCTGCCCCATGCGCACATACTCATAATCCTGGCGGAGGATTGTAGGTTCCGCACGGCGGTGGACGTCAACGACGTGGTTTGCGCCTTCTTTCCTTACGCTGTGTCTTACGTAAACGCGACGAACGCGAAATTCACGTCGCGACGCGATCATCGCGGCGACTGAAATAatcaaatctataaaaatagatGGAAATGTCCAACGTATAGTGAAAATACAGATAGTGCGACTGAACGAATTCATTCGCGTCGGTCGCCGTGTTTAATAATCAAATTGGTTTGTTTTTAATCGCGCGTGATATTGCGAACATAGTGTCCTGCCAGTGGCGTAATTACGGGGGGGGATTTGGGTGtcgtatcccccccccccccccatgaccctgtttttttttttttttttaatcctctAACAcatttatgtacttattttggtatattttatagatttaacaAAAATCACCCGaatcccataatattatattattatctaacgaTATTATACCCGCTAAAAATAACTGATGGATTTTCCACATTATCGGTTTATCGGAATTCGGAATACTCACAATCGCAACGACTCTCCGGACTCCGACCTCCGTTACTCGTTAGTCATTTCTCATTTGGTAATAATCGGCTCATACTGTGAATTTTGTGATATTGTCTAATTGTGTGTTttctgaattaaattaatacattatagtgATTCGTTTTCGAATGAAAGTGCAACACAAATtacgattttttatttaatatttatttattattcgttaattatttttaaaataaaacagcgtaaaattataatagaattttttatttctaaaaatggaAGGTAAAAGGAaaaaagatgataatattaaaaatacacttttaacatatttttcaaaaaaaagtcgTAATAATAAAGAAAGCTGTGATGATGTAAGTACcatattactatactatattgtattgtcAGTAGATCAGCCTTCATGTTCGACATtaaaacaagtaataataaatattatctagaagTATAATTTAGTgaagattttatataaaaaattagttattccATAGTGCCAACTAAGAATACTATTTGCTTAATTGTGTTAATGCTTTAATGCATTGCTAAATACTgctttaaattttgatttttgttattttcctCAGGATGAAATTATTGACAATGAATTGGAAACTAATTTTAGATCAAATGATATAGGGCTTTTTACTAATTGTACACTTACTGATGCTGATAAAAAGCTTGTAAGTTAAATATAGTAGTGTAAGCTAGCCACTAATAAACTATTTTGCATACtaaatccattattttatttatatagtatatacaatattgaatattgtactaactaataaatataatttgattatttgctttatttttaatataatattataggtgctTAGAAATGTGTGGGTACCAAATGTAAATTATGAGTTTCCAttgttggaaaaatataaaGCAAGAGGTCtgaaatttcaatataaatggtTCACAGAATTTAATTGGCTTGTTTATTCAGAAATTAAACAAGGAGTTTTTTGCAAATACTGTTTGCTTTTTGCTAAATATGGCGGTATTGGTGGCCAGCCTCTGGGGCAACTAGTTTCAACTGCTTTTTCAAACTGGAAAAAAGCAAAAGAGGTGTtaaattttctatatatttaattattttaattatctattattgatatcttttgtttatatattttatagattagttatattatatgcacttttaaaattattatattttctgtatttaattgtattacgtattcttattaattttagacATTTCGAAATCATTCCCAGTTGAAATACCATTTATCGTCTGTATTAGATGCTGaccatttttttaactatacttGACCATAAACAAGTtactataattgaaaaattagaaacaaataggacagaaaaaattaaattgaatagaaGTCGCCTAATTCCAATAATTGAATGTGTCATATTATGTGGACAACAAGAAATTGCACTCAGAGGACATCGCGATTCTGGAAAAATAAACGGTAACTATTAGAACTTGTTAATATGTactgtattttactattttatattttaataatgttgagTGGTCGAGTCAatgatacattaatttattagtggttattaaattgtataaacttgatttttattattgtagaatttaaaaatcaaggtAACTTTCGGGCAATTTTAAAGTATAGATCCCATGTTATCGTGTTTGCGATATATGTCATACGCCATCCGTTACTTTCTAGATACTATGTacttcatacataatatatatacatatatatatgcatattccatatcaatatttaattgttatattcacgcatttataatttaaggtgagattgtagtacctattgtaatgagataataaagattaaatatttaattgttatattcatacatttagaATTGAAGGTGAGATTATAGTAATGAGATAACAAGATTCGCATTGCCCTCTTAGTATCCTCCCATAGGTTTTCTATTTGCAGATATGACTTTGATTAATGTGCCattgtttatttagttttttatgttGCCAAATGTAGCTGAAGGCggaacgatcacaataatatattatgtgtattattgggttcgttacaaaATAAAGACAATAGAGAAGTCATTCAGCGTAAATGGTTAAGTTATaatgtatctaataataatatgtattgttctATATGTATGGCTTTtgctaattaaataattttaataatgttgagTGGTCGAGTCAatgatacattaatttattagtggttattaaattgtataaacttgatttttattattgtagaatTTGAACATCAAGGTAACTTTCGGGCAATTTTAAAGTATAGATCCCGTGgtgatactttttttaaatagtattatagaaGAAGAAAGAGGTTACAAATACATATCACCAACAATGCAAAacgaaattatttgtatttgtgataaattaattttaaaagaaatagtTGGGAAAGTAAATGCTGCTGAGGGGTTTGCAGTTTTAGCTGATGAAACAACAGATATTGCTACAAAAGAACAACTGACATTATGCGTTCGTTTTATAGACAACAACAATATGGTTAATGAAAGTTTTcttcaatttgttattattcacaGTTTAACGGGAAATGACCTGGCATCTGCTATAATAAAtggtaatgatttttaaaaacaatcattaaagtaatttattgataattgcATACTAGTTTTAATGTGTTTTGTGTTCTCAGGTTTAAAAAGTTGTGGTATTAACTGTGAATATTTAATTGGACAAGGGTAAGGGATGGTGCATCAAATATGAGTGGAAAATACAAAGGAGTCCAAGCAATAGTTAGAGAAGAATATCGTAAAGCCATATATGTTCATTGTGCTGCACACACATTAAATTTAGCAGTTTCAAAAGCATCAAATATTCAACCAATTAGAAATTGTCTCAGTATTATTGAAAAACTTTACGACTTTTTTAATACCCCAAAACGTAACAATGTGCttttgaattgtattaaaaatgcaaATGAAACACCACATTGAAGAGGCTATGTGCTACGCGTTGGATACAAGATATGATGCTGTCAATGATTTTGCGGAACTGTTTCCATTTATCATGGATGCTTTAGACAATATTTCAATTTCTCATGACTTATCAGGAACAGATGCCTCTATACTGTCTAAATCAATTGACTCAGAATTTATTATATCACTTCAAGTTGTTAAAGTAAATCAATAGCTATATGGTTACCTATAAtttcttgtaaattatttttataattatatttatgtaattttagttattgtttttgtatggCTTACCTTTGTGTAagcaattacaaaaaataaggaTTGATCTGAAAGAAGCAGTGGAACTTTCTAATGATGTTAtaaagaatttagaactaataAGGGCCAACGCAGAAGAAGAGTTCCATAAACTATTTTTACAGGCTGAAGCTATGGCTTCTGTATTTGAACTTGAACTAGCTGTAAAAAGAATTACAAAAAGGCAAGCAAATAGAGGAAATCCTTGTTCAGATAATGCAAATTTAGATGTTGAAGAATACTATaggattacaatttttattccatatttAGAGTATTTTATAAGCGAGTTGACTGAAAGATTTTTATCCCATGCATCTATTTTTAATGGtagctatttaattattataaaattggaaTTTCTTTGCActttgatttgaaaatgttgtaacattttaattaactaattatttgatttaaccATTCTATAGGATTTGAATGCTTCTTTTCTAAACATGAGCTTACTGAAAAAGATTAAGTTGAATTGactgaattaattaaattgtattcccCAATGGTGTCTAATGATTCTTTGGTTGAATTAAAACTGTGGCGAACCAAGATACAAAGATCTGAAAGAATACCTAACACCGGTCTTGAGGCACTAGATATTTGTAATAAAGATATCTACcccaatatttattttctcctTAAAGTTCTATGCACATTACCAGTGTCAACATCATCGCCAGAACGTATGTTTTCAACTCTGAAAAGAgtgaaaacatatttaagtaACACAATGTCTGAggtttgaatcttaattaaaatatattcaatatttttcataatatacttactgtGGTAGAGActagagatttatttttttgttccgCAGAATCGATTAAATGGTCTTGCTATGTTGGCTGTTCATAGAAATGTCAAAGTTGACCCTGAAGAAATGCTTAATGAATTAGCATTAAGACCACGTAGAATGGatcttttattgtaatttgttatgTAGTATCTAGGACCTACGTAGTACCAATAAagttaatgtttaaatgtacctacatattttgttattatttattttattgtatacaatattgtgtaCTTGTATTGAGAAGTGTTTATTgcttatatgatataaaaaaatattgaggaGGGGGGGGGATAAATGGTGAAATGTACAAAAATttcatcccccccccccacaaccatgaccaaattacgccactgtgtcctgcatattatattgtaatttattttaaatattcaacggAATACAACATGGAACTTCTTATATCcgaagttcaaaaaaaaagtgttcTGTTGAACAAGTTTGATAAGAATTATAGGGACAGAATTATCGCTGACAAAGAGTGGAATATAGTCGCAAAAAGAACAAATATGGATAGTGTGCGGCTGCGGCTTTCCCTGATGGCACGTTAATGGCGCGGGATATTGCCGGCAACCTGATATGCCGGATAGTTACAAGGTGGTGGATGAGTTTATGAGGAAAAAGACtcggatattataattttagtggACTGTATTGAAACTAAAgattaattactaaatttacAGATAACGGGACGGGGGGTCCTTAAATCTAAGactatattatcaaaataaattttacaaacatcgatattttaataatggtttaaatatgaaatgaaCATCACCGGATTTATCCCTGGATGGCCTGACGATGTCCGACGATGTAGTTCATGAATACGCAACGAGGGGGCGTCAACCGAAACGACACAATGCAAATTAccacgacgacggcgacggcgtAGACGAGATGTCGGTGGCAACGAGTGGCACACACGcgaattagtattataaaacgGCGACGGCGCACACACGACAAGAGTACAAAACGGCGATGGGCCGTGGACGCCGGTGGCGGCGAGTGGCGCACACACGACGAGAGTACACGCAGCGACGAGCCGTAAACGTCAGCGGCGGCAAAAGCGCAAACGCGACGCTTTAATAAGACGGCAAAACGATGTCAATGGCGACGAGGGCGCACATTACGACGACGTCCCTACAAAACGGCAACACGAAGACAAAacaaaaacgtaataataattagtaagtaACGTCTCACATTTTTTCAAGAAGAAAAACGAGAGCAAGCGAACGCACACACGAAAAACAATGATATCTTATCATAAGATAATAATACTGTTGTGGCGGCGCAGCCGTCACATGATTTCTCCCCAGACGACGTCGACACTGTAAGGCGTTGGTCACTCCCCACCAAACCGACGGTCGGTTGCGCACGGCGGCTACGGTCTAGCCGCCGTCCGAACCGACCTCCTGCTCCCGCGACTTCGCGTTTTTATACCCGTACGTGCTACGCACCTCTCGTTACCTAGTTTTCCACACATGCCAAACCTCGTGACCAACGTTTCCGACTCGTCGCGTTGACACTTACGTCCCATCGTACTCTAACtgtattatttacttttctacatgcttttgtaataaataaaccaaAACCTTATCAACCAAAAGGCCTTGTTATTCTCATTGAATAAATTCATCACGATTACGTGATCTGTTGGAGTCAACCGGCACTAACCGCGCCGACATCTCCACACTGTTAAGAGGAGACAACGCTGGGCGCACGGTAATGATAAACGTGCGAAACGACGTAACGCGACCGGTTCGTTGATATAAACATCGCGGGGCGGAATCACAAGTTCACCGCGACATCCGTCAAGCGCTGATATTACCGTACCCAACAGatagtaagtatattaattttataaaatagtacatacgcagaaacataatttaataatcttattaacacagaataaaatataataatggtatcgGTACTAAGAATACTAACATACTAATaatgtagaataataattataatatttataataataataatgataatagtactTGTTGTATAAGCTAATATTGTGatagataatattgtacacacatGTTGTAACGTAcacactaaattttattttccataagaaatttgacaaaattgttTCTTATGTTAATTGCTGTACGCGGAGCATGATTATTAGCTCTACCTCCATGATTCAGTGCTATCATCTGATTCTGAACCATATGTAAATTAGTATCATTAAATACTggtacattttgtattaatatgtttttttctaaatcaaTTATAGTGTTATGCAACATACAAATGGCCTTTACAATAGGGTCTGCATTTTTTCTGTagtttcaattgtttttaaaagaaTACGAAATTTTGAAGACATAATACCAAATGCACATTCTATAGTCATTCTAGCTCTGGAAagcctataattataatatgctttttcATTTTCTTGAGACTGTTTTCTTGGAAACGGGCGCATCAAATAATTTCTCAATGGAAAAGCTTCATCGGCAATAAAAACAAAAGGAgttgaaatatttgatttaggAAATTTCGTTTCATTTGGAAGTTTCAAAGAACTATTTTCAATACGTGTATTAAAATTCGAGTTACTCATAACGCTACCATCACTATCTTTGCCATACGCACCAACATCTATCATTAAAAATCTGTAATTTGCGTCAGCTATTGCCAtcaaaacaattgaaaaatactgCTTATAATTAAAGTACATACTTCCAGAGTTTTTAGGACATCGCATTCTAATATGTTTACCGTCTATACCACCCACGCAGTTAGGAAAGTcccatttttcataaaattctaTTGCAGTCtttttaaatagattagtaTTTGGAGTAGGCATATGTTTACTTTTTAGCGCTTTTATAGCTTTTTAGCGTTTTATACttcaatatgtatatatatatttaatgtgttgtttagctataattattaattacatttgatGCGTTATTTCGTGTCTTTTCATTCAGCTATTCagctgtgtataataaacattatattacatacagtattaaacataaattaaataaatagttagctaataaatcatttatttatttttaataattcccatCAATAGTGTCTAagagttttataattatataaaaccataTATGATGGTTACCATAAATAATGGTTACCATATAGTATGTACTTCTACAGAGTGTTCTATAGGTGGTCTACATtagcatataacaatattttatggatGTGTAATTTTTAGCAGTGTGTCCAGTGTTATTTTACTCCCTGTCTTTTAGGTTTTTAGGGTAGTTGTATACTTTAAACAataccttttatttttttttacatttgtatatcagctatattatatagtttacatttaatgtgttgtttaggtattatttttattattattattaattattattatcacatttaaTGCGTTatcttatgttttttaatacaaGCGAAACACACTCTTATGGATTGCTATTTTCGTAACATGTTTCTACTGAGTTCCATCAAAATAATGCTGAGTGTAAGCTTGATTCTACACAACTTCGATTGATTAGGACTCATGACTCAGTGCCTGTTTCTTCATGTTCTAATACTGAACAGCCGATTCAAAGTTCATCGACGAGTGCTTTGCCGATTTCTAGTAATGTTGGTCTTCGATGTATTAAAGATGAAGCAATAATGGCTGAGCTTTTATGGACAATGAAATGTATCTGGTCTAATTATTCTGCTTCATCATGACGTGACggaattgttaatatatttaaagtgaTGTTTTCTTAAGGTATTCCAGATGAGTTTTCTCTTGGAAAAAGTAAATTTGGTTATTATGTAACTGAAGCTCTAGGCCCATACTTCAGAAAACAGTTGCTGGCAGATGCAAGAAATGCTTATTAttcatttacatttacatttacatttacatttcgACCAACTCTGTTGATTTTAAAGAGTTACTGGTTTCTACAGTGCCGGATTT
This genomic window from Metopolophium dirhodum isolate CAU chromosome 1, ASM1992520v1, whole genome shotgun sequence contains:
- the LOC132932841 gene encoding uncharacterized protein LOC132932841, which codes for MPTPNTNLFKKTAIEFYEKWDFPNCVGGIDGKHIRMRCPKNSGSMYFNYKQYFSIVLMAIADANYRFLMIDVGAYGKDSDGSVMSNSNFNTRIENSSLKLPNETKFPKSNISTPFVFIADEAFPLRNYLMRPFPRKQSQENEKAYYNYRLSRARMTIECAFGIMSSKFRILLKTIETTEKMQTLL